A genomic segment from Nicotiana tabacum cultivar K326 chromosome 9, ASM71507v2, whole genome shotgun sequence encodes:
- the LOC107786932 gene encoding uncharacterized protein LOC107786932 isoform X1, with the protein MQLKRRDTQSHISTRRRKVMLLSRRMRRQNFAKHSLFESPIVAVPEQATSSWDKTGFLKQTALTILESPSLAEKGTKHQACLTTLCDNLEKEKGILDTPIICETAASLQTCTTTVMDNLEKEKSILDPPIIRETGSTSGTSKLPLVCLNAVPIKGLHKLYIIIMSTICMPSCFVFLMILLTYSVHSRAKKVCLAAKEQRSDHVALKNVPHCQYCHAKRFEYESPGFCCNSGAIRLTSHKMPPELSELYFGNTEESENFRTYIRMYNNMFAFTSLGVKYDKELARRNCGIYTFRVQGQMYHFIDDLIPSNEKPRNLQLYFYDHDNELANRMACSTRINESIMKKLMDILKVNPYTIFLKSLLNVPQLSDFSIALKCHSPLDQRTYNLPSSSEVAALWLEENSTDISAPYIRIYTHSNGARLVHYYYGCYDPLQYPLLFPFSENGWHCRIKKIIQTNNVTKRRAYCEHEQLRSISNICSVDGFFDMEDESLQKEKRKRDTVSCREYYCYKFQIRDNETNEVIHCERIFQQFIVDIYIKLETQRLDSFSFNPDLFRIKVLQGLLDILRFGEREASKIGNKMFLPITFIG; encoded by the exons ATGCAGCTCAAACGGCGTGATACGCAGAGCCATATATCTACTCGTAGAAGGAAAGTGATGTTGCTATCACGACGTATGAGAAGACAAAATTTTGCAAAGCACAGCCTTTTTGAAAGTCCGATTGTTGCTGTCCCAGAGCAGGCAACATCATCTTGGGACAAAACAGGATTTCTAAAACAAACTGCTCTTACCATACTAGAATCTCCTTCCCTTGCGGAAAAAG GTACCAAACATCAAGCTTGCCTGACTACATTGTGTGAtaatttagaaaaagaaaagggtaTATTGGATACCCCTATCATTTGTGAAACAG CTGCCAGTCTTCAAACTTGCACGACTACAGTGATGGATAATCTAGAAAAAGAAAAGTCTATATTGGATCCCCCTATCATTCGTGAAACAG GGTCCACGTCGGGTACATCTAAACTGCCTCTTGTTTGCTTGAACGCTGTTCCAATCAAAGGTTTGCATAAACTTTATATTATAATAATGTCCACCATATGTATGCCTTCGTGTTTCGTTTTTTTAATGATACTTCTTACATATTCAGTTCATAGCCGGGCCAAAAAGGTGTGTCTGGCTGCTAAAGAGCAACGAAGTGACCATGTTGCTCTAAAAAACGTGCCGCACTGCCAATACTGTCATGCAAAGAGGTTTGAATATGAAAGTCCAGGATTTTGCTGCAACAGTGGTGCAATAAGGTTGACATCTCATAAAATGCCACCTGAATTATCAGAGTTATACTTTGGAAATACTGAAGAATCTGAAAACTTTCGAACTTATATTAGAATGTACAACAACATGTTTGCATTTACTTCACTTGGTGTAAAGTATGATAAAGAGCTAGCGAGAAGAAATTGCGGTATCTATACATTTAGAGTCCAGGGGCAAATGTATCATTTTATAGATGATTTAATTCCTTCTAATGAAAAACCCAGGAATTTACAGTTGTACTTCTATGATCATGATAATGAACTAGCTAATAGGATGGCTTGTTCGACAAGAATTAATGAATCAATAATGAAAAAGTTGATGGACATATTGAAAGTAAATCCATACACTATTTTCCTAAAATCTCTCTTAAATGTTCCCCAATTATCTGATTTCTCTATAGCTCTTAAATGTCACTCACCATTAGATCAACGGACATATAACTTACCCAGCTCATCAGAGGTTGCAGCATTATGGCTTGAAGAAAATTCTACAGATATTTCTGCACCATATATTCGAATTTATACCCACAGTAATGGAGCTCGATTAGTACATTATTATTATGGATGTTATGATCCGTTGCAATATCCGTTATTATTTCCCTTCAGTGAAAATGGATGGCATTgtagaataaaaaaaattattcaaacaaataatgtgACGAAACGTAGAGCTTACTGTGAACATGAACAGTTGCGCAGTATATCAAACATATGTTCAGTTGATGGATTTTTTGATATGGAAGACGAATcattacaaaaagaaaaacgaaaaagagATACAGTGTCATGTCGAGAGTATTACTGTTATAAATTTCAAATAAGAGATAATGAAACAAATGAAGTGATACATTGTGAAAGAATATTCCAACAGTTTATAgtagatatatatataaaacttgaAACACAAAGATTAGACTCCTTCTCATTTAATCCAGATTTATTTAGAATCAAAGTCTTGCAAGGACTCCTTGATATTTTAAGATTTGGTGAAAGGGAAGCCTCTAAAATTGGAAACAAAATGTTCCTCCCTATTACATTTATAGGGTGA
- the LOC107786932 gene encoding uncharacterized protein LOC107786932 isoform X3 codes for MQLKRRDTQSHISTRRRKVMLLSRRMRRQNFAKHSLFESPIVAVPEQATSSWDKTGFLKQTALTILESPSLAEKGTKHQACLTTLCDNLEKEKGILDTPIICETAASLQTCTTTVMDNLEKEKSILDPPIIRETVHSRAKKVCLAAKEQRSDHVALKNVPHCQYCHAKRFEYESPGFCCNSGAIRLTSHKMPPELSELYFGNTEESENFRTYIRMYNNMFAFTSLGVKYDKELARRNCGIYTFRVQGQMYHFIDDLIPSNEKPRNLQLYFYDHDNELANRMACSTRINESIMKKLMDILKVNPYTIFLKSLLNVPQLSDFSIALKCHSPLDQRTYNLPSSSEVAALWLEENSTDISAPYIRIYTHSNGARLVHYYYGCYDPLQYPLLFPFSENGWHCRIKKIIQTNNVTKRRAYCEHEQLRSISNICSVDGFFDMEDESLQKEKRKRDTVSCREYYCYKFQIRDNETNEVIHCERIFQQFIVDIYIKLETQRLDSFSFNPDLFRIKVLQGLLDILRFGEREASKIGNKMFLPITFIG; via the exons ATGCAGCTCAAACGGCGTGATACGCAGAGCCATATATCTACTCGTAGAAGGAAAGTGATGTTGCTATCACGACGTATGAGAAGACAAAATTTTGCAAAGCACAGCCTTTTTGAAAGTCCGATTGTTGCTGTCCCAGAGCAGGCAACATCATCTTGGGACAAAACAGGATTTCTAAAACAAACTGCTCTTACCATACTAGAATCTCCTTCCCTTGCGGAAAAAG GTACCAAACATCAAGCTTGCCTGACTACATTGTGTGAtaatttagaaaaagaaaagggtaTATTGGATACCCCTATCATTTGTGAAACAG CTGCCAGTCTTCAAACTTGCACGACTACAGTGATGGATAATCTAGAAAAAGAAAAGTCTATATTGGATCCCCCTATCATTCGTGAAACAG TTCATAGCCGGGCCAAAAAGGTGTGTCTGGCTGCTAAAGAGCAACGAAGTGACCATGTTGCTCTAAAAAACGTGCCGCACTGCCAATACTGTCATGCAAAGAGGTTTGAATATGAAAGTCCAGGATTTTGCTGCAACAGTGGTGCAATAAGGTTGACATCTCATAAAATGCCACCTGAATTATCAGAGTTATACTTTGGAAATACTGAAGAATCTGAAAACTTTCGAACTTATATTAGAATGTACAACAACATGTTTGCATTTACTTCACTTGGTGTAAAGTATGATAAAGAGCTAGCGAGAAGAAATTGCGGTATCTATACATTTAGAGTCCAGGGGCAAATGTATCATTTTATAGATGATTTAATTCCTTCTAATGAAAAACCCAGGAATTTACAGTTGTACTTCTATGATCATGATAATGAACTAGCTAATAGGATGGCTTGTTCGACAAGAATTAATGAATCAATAATGAAAAAGTTGATGGACATATTGAAAGTAAATCCATACACTATTTTCCTAAAATCTCTCTTAAATGTTCCCCAATTATCTGATTTCTCTATAGCTCTTAAATGTCACTCACCATTAGATCAACGGACATATAACTTACCCAGCTCATCAGAGGTTGCAGCATTATGGCTTGAAGAAAATTCTACAGATATTTCTGCACCATATATTCGAATTTATACCCACAGTAATGGAGCTCGATTAGTACATTATTATTATGGATGTTATGATCCGTTGCAATATCCGTTATTATTTCCCTTCAGTGAAAATGGATGGCATTgtagaataaaaaaaattattcaaacaaataatgtgACGAAACGTAGAGCTTACTGTGAACATGAACAGTTGCGCAGTATATCAAACATATGTTCAGTTGATGGATTTTTTGATATGGAAGACGAATcattacaaaaagaaaaacgaaaaagagATACAGTGTCATGTCGAGAGTATTACTGTTATAAATTTCAAATAAGAGATAATGAAACAAATGAAGTGATACATTGTGAAAGAATATTCCAACAGTTTATAgtagatatatatataaaacttgaAACACAAAGATTAGACTCCTTCTCATTTAATCCAGATTTATTTAGAATCAAAGTCTTGCAAGGACTCCTTGATATTTTAAGATTTGGTGAAAGGGAAGCCTCTAAAATTGGAAACAAAATGTTCCTCCCTATTACATTTATAGGGTGA
- the LOC107786932 gene encoding uncharacterized protein LOC107786932 isoform X2 translates to MQLKRRDTQSHISTRRRKVMLLSRRMRRQNFAKHSLFESPIVAVPEQATSSWDKTGFLKQTALTILESPSLAEKGTKHQACLTTLCDNLEKEKGILDTPIICETAASLQTCTTTVMDNLEKEKSILDPPIIRETGSTSGTSKLPLVCLNAVPIKVHSRAKKVCLAAKEQRSDHVALKNVPHCQYCHAKRFEYESPGFCCNSGAIRLTSHKMPPELSELYFGNTEESENFRTYIRMYNNMFAFTSLGVKYDKELARRNCGIYTFRVQGQMYHFIDDLIPSNEKPRNLQLYFYDHDNELANRMACSTRINESIMKKLMDILKVNPYTIFLKSLLNVPQLSDFSIALKCHSPLDQRTYNLPSSSEVAALWLEENSTDISAPYIRIYTHSNGARLVHYYYGCYDPLQYPLLFPFSENGWHCRIKKIIQTNNVTKRRAYCEHEQLRSISNICSVDGFFDMEDESLQKEKRKRDTVSCREYYCYKFQIRDNETNEVIHCERIFQQFIVDIYIKLETQRLDSFSFNPDLFRIKVLQGLLDILRFGEREASKIGNKMFLPITFIG, encoded by the exons ATGCAGCTCAAACGGCGTGATACGCAGAGCCATATATCTACTCGTAGAAGGAAAGTGATGTTGCTATCACGACGTATGAGAAGACAAAATTTTGCAAAGCACAGCCTTTTTGAAAGTCCGATTGTTGCTGTCCCAGAGCAGGCAACATCATCTTGGGACAAAACAGGATTTCTAAAACAAACTGCTCTTACCATACTAGAATCTCCTTCCCTTGCGGAAAAAG GTACCAAACATCAAGCTTGCCTGACTACATTGTGTGAtaatttagaaaaagaaaagggtaTATTGGATACCCCTATCATTTGTGAAACAG CTGCCAGTCTTCAAACTTGCACGACTACAGTGATGGATAATCTAGAAAAAGAAAAGTCTATATTGGATCCCCCTATCATTCGTGAAACAG GGTCCACGTCGGGTACATCTAAACTGCCTCTTGTTTGCTTGAACGCTGTTCCAATCAAAG TTCATAGCCGGGCCAAAAAGGTGTGTCTGGCTGCTAAAGAGCAACGAAGTGACCATGTTGCTCTAAAAAACGTGCCGCACTGCCAATACTGTCATGCAAAGAGGTTTGAATATGAAAGTCCAGGATTTTGCTGCAACAGTGGTGCAATAAGGTTGACATCTCATAAAATGCCACCTGAATTATCAGAGTTATACTTTGGAAATACTGAAGAATCTGAAAACTTTCGAACTTATATTAGAATGTACAACAACATGTTTGCATTTACTTCACTTGGTGTAAAGTATGATAAAGAGCTAGCGAGAAGAAATTGCGGTATCTATACATTTAGAGTCCAGGGGCAAATGTATCATTTTATAGATGATTTAATTCCTTCTAATGAAAAACCCAGGAATTTACAGTTGTACTTCTATGATCATGATAATGAACTAGCTAATAGGATGGCTTGTTCGACAAGAATTAATGAATCAATAATGAAAAAGTTGATGGACATATTGAAAGTAAATCCATACACTATTTTCCTAAAATCTCTCTTAAATGTTCCCCAATTATCTGATTTCTCTATAGCTCTTAAATGTCACTCACCATTAGATCAACGGACATATAACTTACCCAGCTCATCAGAGGTTGCAGCATTATGGCTTGAAGAAAATTCTACAGATATTTCTGCACCATATATTCGAATTTATACCCACAGTAATGGAGCTCGATTAGTACATTATTATTATGGATGTTATGATCCGTTGCAATATCCGTTATTATTTCCCTTCAGTGAAAATGGATGGCATTgtagaataaaaaaaattattcaaacaaataatgtgACGAAACGTAGAGCTTACTGTGAACATGAACAGTTGCGCAGTATATCAAACATATGTTCAGTTGATGGATTTTTTGATATGGAAGACGAATcattacaaaaagaaaaacgaaaaagagATACAGTGTCATGTCGAGAGTATTACTGTTATAAATTTCAAATAAGAGATAATGAAACAAATGAAGTGATACATTGTGAAAGAATATTCCAACAGTTTATAgtagatatatatataaaacttgaAACACAAAGATTAGACTCCTTCTCATTTAATCCAGATTTATTTAGAATCAAAGTCTTGCAAGGACTCCTTGATATTTTAAGATTTGGTGAAAGGGAAGCCTCTAAAATTGGAAACAAAATGTTCCTCCCTATTACATTTATAGGGTGA
- the LOC107786932 gene encoding uncharacterized protein LOC107786932 isoform X5 has translation MQLKRRDTQSHISTRRRKVMLLSRRMRRQNFAKHSLFESPIVAVPEQATSSWDKTGFLKQTALTILESPSLAEKGTKHQACLTTLCDNLEKEKGILDTPIICETAASLQTCTTTVMDNLEKEKSILDPPIIRETGSTSGTSKLPLVCLNAVPIKGLHKLYIIIMSTICMPSCFVFLMILLTYSVHSRAKKVCLAAKEQRSDHVALKNVPHCQYCHAKRFEYESPGFCCNSGAIRIA, from the exons ATGCAGCTCAAACGGCGTGATACGCAGAGCCATATATCTACTCGTAGAAGGAAAGTGATGTTGCTATCACGACGTATGAGAAGACAAAATTTTGCAAAGCACAGCCTTTTTGAAAGTCCGATTGTTGCTGTCCCAGAGCAGGCAACATCATCTTGGGACAAAACAGGATTTCTAAAACAAACTGCTCTTACCATACTAGAATCTCCTTCCCTTGCGGAAAAAG GTACCAAACATCAAGCTTGCCTGACTACATTGTGTGAtaatttagaaaaagaaaagggtaTATTGGATACCCCTATCATTTGTGAAACAG CTGCCAGTCTTCAAACTTGCACGACTACAGTGATGGATAATCTAGAAAAAGAAAAGTCTATATTGGATCCCCCTATCATTCGTGAAACAG GGTCCACGTCGGGTACATCTAAACTGCCTCTTGTTTGCTTGAACGCTGTTCCAATCAAAGGTTTGCATAAACTTTATATTATAATAATGTCCACCATATGTATGCCTTCGTGTTTCGTTTTTTTAATGATACTTCTTACATATTCAGTTCATAGCCGGGCCAAAAAGGTGTGTCTGGCTGCTAAAGAGCAACGAAGTGACCATGTTGCTCTAAAAAACGTGCCGCACTGCCAATACTGTCATGCAAAGAGGTTTGAATATGAAAGTCCAGGATTTTGCTGCAACAGTGGTGCAATAAG AATTGCTTGA
- the LOC107794426 gene encoding RING-H2 finger protein ATL43-like: MGMIFNVHFLLPSLWLFFFFLNTPQTITYAQIAQTPFSSTPFLTTPPPQPPTPYRSRESPFRPSIAVVVAILTTIFSITFLLLLYAKHCKRGPFGTTTTTAAYGGGGVPPRSSFRKNSGIDRTVIESLPVFRFGSLRGPKAEALECAVCLNKFENSEILRLLPKCKHAFHVECVDTWLDAHSTCPLCRYKVDPEDILLISHENNGPQLERKSFSNSTSSSPAKENKRIYSSGRHSSAGERGSSSLQIIVETPKEENGGTASFLNKRMSLDSWNFYKKKCKSTNSISSRRKDTMLLPAPEKNNHRIDAAEDVAEQRRLEHRIIIYGDESEDRSASGAQYRWSDVEACDMLFLRSEMILSESRRYSGSRKWTAEIERRNCNSNSGSGRGVINERSVSEMTGMSRFRSNEDERGRQLERQRQRRGAVTRWLDWISKSQSLSLPAAPSSTCSAT, encoded by the coding sequence ATGGGCATGATTTTCAATGTTCATTTTCTTTTGCCTTCTCTCtggctcttcttcttcttcttgaacacTCCTCAAACTATTACCTATGCACAAATTGCTCAAACCCCATTTTCTTCTACACCATTTTTAACAACCCCACCACCCCAACCTCCCACCCCATATAGATCTAGAGAATCACCATTTAGACCAAGCATAGCAGTAGTTGTAGCAATTCTCACAACAATTTTTTCCATCACATTTTTATTACTCTTATATGCAAAACATTGTAAGAGGGGTCCATTCGGAACCACCACCACCACTGCCGCCTACGGCGGAGGAGGAGTTCCGCCGCGGTCAAGCTTCAGAAAAAACTCTGGTATTGACCGTACGGTGATTGAATCTTTACCCGTTTTTAGATTCGGGTCTCTCAGGGGGCCTAAAGCAGAGGCTTTGGAATGCGCTGTTTGCTTGAACAAATTCGAAAACAGTGAAATCCTACGGTTATTACCCAAATGCAAACACGCATTTCACGTTGAGTGTGTGGATACTTGGCTTGATGCACATTCCACGTGTCCTCTTTGTCGTTACAAAGTTGACCCAGAAGATATTCTTCTTATCTCACATGAAAATAATGGTCCCCAATTAGAGAGAAAATCTTTTTCAAATTCTACGTCATCATCGCCGGCGAAAGAAAACAAGAGGATTTATTCGTCGGGAAGACATTCGTCGGCCGGAGAAAGAGGAAGTTCGTCGTTACAGATAATAGTAGAAACTCCAAAAGAGGAAAATGGTGGAACGGCGTCGTTTTTGAATAAAAGAATGTCGTTAGACAGTTGGAATTTTTACAAGAAAAAATGTAAGTCCACTAACTCAATATCATCAAGGAGAAAAGATACGATGTTATTACCGGCGCCGGAAAAAAATAACCACCGTATAGATGCGGCGGAGGATGTAGCGGAGCAAAGGCGGCTGGAACACCGGATAATAATTTATGGGGATGAATCAGAGGACAGGTCAGCAAGTGGGGCCCAATATAGATGGAGTGACGTGGAAGCTTGTGATATGTTGTTTTTACGGTCGGAGATGATATTGAGCGAGAGCCGTAGATATTCGGGGTCGAGAAAATGGACGGCTGAGATTGAAAGAAGAAACTGTAATAGTAATAGCGGGAGTGGCAGAGGAGTAATAAATGAGAGAAGCGTGTCGGAAATGACAGGTATGAGTAGGTTTAGGAGCAATGAAGATGAAAGAGGAAGACAATTAGAGAGACAAAGACAAAGAAGAGGAGCAGTAACGAGGTGGTTGGATTGGATTTCAAAATCACAATCTCTGTCTTTGCCAGCTGCaccttcttctacttgttctgcaACTTGA
- the LOC107786932 gene encoding uncharacterized protein LOC107786932 isoform X4, giving the protein MDNLEKEKSILDPPIIRETGSTSGTSKLPLVCLNAVPIKGLHKLYIIIMSTICMPSCFVFLMILLTYSVHSRAKKVCLAAKEQRSDHVALKNVPHCQYCHAKRFEYESPGFCCNSGAIRLTSHKMPPELSELYFGNTEESENFRTYIRMYNNMFAFTSLGVKYDKELARRNCGIYTFRVQGQMYHFIDDLIPSNEKPRNLQLYFYDHDNELANRMACSTRINESIMKKLMDILKVNPYTIFLKSLLNVPQLSDFSIALKCHSPLDQRTYNLPSSSEVAALWLEENSTDISAPYIRIYTHSNGARLVHYYYGCYDPLQYPLLFPFSENGWHCRIKKIIQTNNVTKRRAYCEHEQLRSISNICSVDGFFDMEDESLQKEKRKRDTVSCREYYCYKFQIRDNETNEVIHCERIFQQFIVDIYIKLETQRLDSFSFNPDLFRIKVLQGLLDILRFGEREASKIGNKMFLPITFIG; this is encoded by the exons ATGGATAATCTAGAAAAAGAAAAGTCTATATTGGATCCCCCTATCATTCGTGAAACAG GGTCCACGTCGGGTACATCTAAACTGCCTCTTGTTTGCTTGAACGCTGTTCCAATCAAAGGTTTGCATAAACTTTATATTATAATAATGTCCACCATATGTATGCCTTCGTGTTTCGTTTTTTTAATGATACTTCTTACATATTCAGTTCATAGCCGGGCCAAAAAGGTGTGTCTGGCTGCTAAAGAGCAACGAAGTGACCATGTTGCTCTAAAAAACGTGCCGCACTGCCAATACTGTCATGCAAAGAGGTTTGAATATGAAAGTCCAGGATTTTGCTGCAACAGTGGTGCAATAAGGTTGACATCTCATAAAATGCCACCTGAATTATCAGAGTTATACTTTGGAAATACTGAAGAATCTGAAAACTTTCGAACTTATATTAGAATGTACAACAACATGTTTGCATTTACTTCACTTGGTGTAAAGTATGATAAAGAGCTAGCGAGAAGAAATTGCGGTATCTATACATTTAGAGTCCAGGGGCAAATGTATCATTTTATAGATGATTTAATTCCTTCTAATGAAAAACCCAGGAATTTACAGTTGTACTTCTATGATCATGATAATGAACTAGCTAATAGGATGGCTTGTTCGACAAGAATTAATGAATCAATAATGAAAAAGTTGATGGACATATTGAAAGTAAATCCATACACTATTTTCCTAAAATCTCTCTTAAATGTTCCCCAATTATCTGATTTCTCTATAGCTCTTAAATGTCACTCACCATTAGATCAACGGACATATAACTTACCCAGCTCATCAGAGGTTGCAGCATTATGGCTTGAAGAAAATTCTACAGATATTTCTGCACCATATATTCGAATTTATACCCACAGTAATGGAGCTCGATTAGTACATTATTATTATGGATGTTATGATCCGTTGCAATATCCGTTATTATTTCCCTTCAGTGAAAATGGATGGCATTgtagaataaaaaaaattattcaaacaaataatgtgACGAAACGTAGAGCTTACTGTGAACATGAACAGTTGCGCAGTATATCAAACATATGTTCAGTTGATGGATTTTTTGATATGGAAGACGAATcattacaaaaagaaaaacgaaaaagagATACAGTGTCATGTCGAGAGTATTACTGTTATAAATTTCAAATAAGAGATAATGAAACAAATGAAGTGATACATTGTGAAAGAATATTCCAACAGTTTATAgtagatatatatataaaacttgaAACACAAAGATTAGACTCCTTCTCATTTAATCCAGATTTATTTAGAATCAAAGTCTTGCAAGGACTCCTTGATATTTTAAGATTTGGTGAAAGGGAAGCCTCTAAAATTGGAAACAAAATGTTCCTCCCTATTACATTTATAGGGTGA